From Deltaproteobacteria bacterium, the proteins below share one genomic window:
- a CDS encoding IS110 family transposase has product MSIYIGTDAHSKTSVFVAVNSRGKELASIRTNTSESGILSFLRSLSGRKSLAVEVSHITNWVFRTVKNEVDQFVAFDASQIQKRKGPKDDFIDARNIAHQLRGNF; this is encoded by the coding sequence ATGTCCATTTATATCGGAACGGATGCCCACAGCAAGACTAGTGTTTTTGTCGCCGTCAACAGTCGAGGCAAGGAGCTTGCCTCAATCAGAACAAATACCAGTGAGAGTGGGATCTTATCATTCCTCAGGAGCCTTAGTGGCCGGAAGAGTCTAGCAGTGGAGGTGTCTCACATCACGAACTGGGTTTTTAGGACGGTCAAGAATGAAGTCGATCAGTTTGTCGCCTTTGATGCTTCTCAAATACAAAAAAGAAAAGGTCCAAAAGATGATTTCATCGACGCCCGCAACATAGCTCATCAGTTACGCGGCAACTTTC